ATTTAAGTTAGCAAACACACCCACTTTTGATATGCTTTTTAGCCAATACCCTAACAGTATAATACAAGCTAGTGGTGAATTTGTAGGCTTGCCTGCCGGACAAATGGGTAATTCTGAAGTAGGTCACCTTAATATAGGAGCTGGCACAGTTGTTTACACTGGCTTAAGCTTAATTAATAAGGCAATTAAGGACGGGGAATTTGAAAAAAATCCTGTGTTTAACGAAATATTTAAAGACGTTAAAGACAAAAACACTACTTTACACTTAATGGGTTTACTAAGCCCTGGTGGTGTACATTCACTAGAAGATCATTTGTTTAAATTGCTTGAAATGGCGCATAATTATGGGCTTAAAAAGGTGTCTGTTCATCCTATTGGAGATGGAAGGGATGTTGCTCCAAAGTCAATAATTCCATCATTAGAGAAATTACAAGCTTTATGCGATGAATATGGCTATAAAATAGCCACAATCAGTGGAAGATTCTATGGTATGGATCGTGACAAAATGTTCAACAGAGTAGAAGTTCACTATGAAGCTATGATTGGCAAAGCAGAAAATAAATTTACAAATGTTATTGACTATATCAAAAAACAATATGATGAAGGAATAAGTGATGAATTTTTCATTCCAGCATGCAACAAGGATGCTGAATTTATCAAAGATAATGATTCAATAATATTTTTTAACTTTAGACCTGACAGAGCAAGACAGCTTGCACACTTGTTTATTGGCTCAGACTTATATGATGCTAAGCCTAAACATCCTGTTCATATATCAAAATTTGCTTCATTAATGAAATATGAAGGCATTAACACATTAGTTGCTATTCATGAAATGGAAGTTAAGATGCCAATTGGCAAGGTTTTAGAATTAGCAAACTTATCACAATTAAGAGTTGCTGAAACTCAAAAATATGCCCATGTAACCTATTTTATGGATGGTGGCGTTGATGTTGTATTTAAGAACTCAAAACGTATAATGGTACCATCATTAAAGGTTGAAAGCTATGCTGACGCTCCTCAAATGTCAGCTAAAGAAATTACTGATGAGCTTTTAGCTAACTGTTTAAACTATGATGTAACAATTATGAATTATGCTAATCCCGATATGGTTGGACACACCGGCAATTTAGAATCAACTATCAAAGCAGTATCATTTTTAGATTCGCAAATAAAAAGAGTAATAGACTTTGCAAACAAAAACAATATAACTGTTTTTATCACTGCTGATCATGGCAATGCGGAAATAACTGAAGATGAAAACGGCAATCCTGCTACAAAGCATACAAAAAATCCAGTAATGCTTATTTGTAGTGATAAAAGTATAAAATTGAAAGATGGAAAACTAGCTAACATTGCCCCAACTATTTTAGATTACATTAATGTTGCTAAACCAATTGAAATGGATGAAGAATCGTTAATTGAAAGATAATTATGAAGATTAAGAGAATAATATTTAGTGATGTAGATGGCACAATTTGCTCTTTCCCGGATAAAAAAGAGAATCCTGAGACCAGAAAGAGTATTTTAGAAGCAGTTGAAAACGACAATATAACTCTTGTGCTAAACACTGGTAATCCTCCACTTCCAAAAATGCTTAAAATGGCTCATGAATTAAAGGCTAAATATATTATTGCTGCTAATGGTTCAGCCATTCTTGATGTCGAAAGCAAAGAGTACTTGTATGAATCAGAACTAAGTTCTGATATTGTTTCTGCAGTCTTAGGCATAATCAAAAAATATGACGAATCTGCCTGTTTCTTTGGTAAGAACGGCTACTACATGGTCACAAGCAACCAAAAAGTAAAAGATTTTTTAACTGAATTTTTCGAATTCCCAGACTGACTAGATGAAGATGAAAAAATCATTAATAACATATTCAAAATTGAAATTTATCCTAAGCCTGAAAATAAAGAAAAAATTGTAGCTGATATTCATAATTTAAGCATAAAAGCTGATCTTGCTGTTATGGGAATGCATATGGAGCTAACAGCGCCAGGCGTTAATAAAGGAACTGGGGCACTATGGTTATGCAATCATTTAGATGCTGATCCTAATTACTGCATGAGTATTGGCGATAGTAACAATGACTTAACAATGCTTAGAGCAATTGGCTTTTCATATGCTATGGACAATTCACCAAAAAGTGTTAAGGAAGTTGCAAAATACTACACAAGTGATGTTATGCAAAATGGCTTAGGAGAAGCCATCCAGGACTACATATTTAGAACTAAATTCGATATTCTTCGTCAAGCAAATGAAGACAAATTAGAGAAACAAAAAATTAAAGAAGCTAAGAACGCATTCTATCGTGCTAAAGCACAAGAAAAATAATTACAAACTTTACAATCGACCATTTAGGCTGTTTTATAGGGTTAAATGGTCGATTTTTTAAGTAGGAAACATTCATTATTTATCATTTAGCATAACATTTTCAACTATTCATTCTCAGTATTTTATATTTTAGCAGTTCATCATTAGTATAATTTATATAGTTATTCATTAACTTTTCGGGATTTGGTAATTATGAATCTAGATAATAATAAAAATGTGCCTCAATTTACAGACCAAAAAGACAAGTTTTTTAGATGAGAAGAGTGGTTCCACTATATGAGTCTTAAAAAATCTGTATGAAACATTCTTCTTTGAGTTTTCCTTTCATCTTTATTCCTTAGTTTGCTTATTATATTTCTTTCTTTAATTGCAGTATTTTCAAGTGAATCAGTAAAAAAGCCTGGAATTATTTTTGCTATTACGTTAACCAGCATAATTCTTTTATTTTTAGCACTTAGCTTTGGGCTTTGAGCGCAAATGAAACAAACTATTTGAAGCGCGAGAAAATATAGCGATTTAAAACTTGCTAAATATTTGTTAATGGTTGCCATTGTTTTAAATCCGTTTTTTCTGATTTATTTAAGCATTATCAACAAACGTCAAAATAATCTCAAGCACACAAGTAGTTTTAATATTAAATTTCTAAAAGAAAGCAGATCATTATCAAATGACCAAACCCAAACCATTTCAACAAAGTATGATGAAGAATACGGCTATACAAACACTTATGAAGCGCAGATAAACAATTCTCCTAGCAGTAGTAAAGTAAAATCTAGGAAATATGTGACTAATAACTATGATGATTCATATGACCAAAACTACTATGAAACAGGCAGCTATGACACATCTAGTAAGAAAAGACATAAGCCTGATAAGTAAAAAAAGTAATTAGGCTGACTGTTTTGATACAATCAAACTTTTTGATCACATACCTAAGACCATAATAAAAACCACTAAAACACAACTAAAAAAACTGGCAGAGCTGTCAGTTTTTTTGGTAACTAATTATATGGCCGATGGTAAGGGATTTGAACCCTTGAATGATTTGCATCATTATCTGTTTTCGAGACAGACCTCTTCAGCCACTCGAGCAACCATCGTTTTTCATAAATCTTTTAAATTATAATTTAAAATATTAATAATATACAAACTTAAGGAGTTCTTATGGATGGATCATTAACAATGTGAATAATTTTAGGTGTTCTTGTGGGGATAATTTTAGCTATGTTTATCATTAGTTCTGCTAAGAACAAAATAAACAAGAAAAGAAAAGAAAAGCAAGATGCTGAATTTAGAAAAAAAGCTTCTGAGTATGCCAATTTAATAGCTATCAGACTAAAATGCTTAATGGATGTTAATGAGGAATACTTACAAAAATTTGAACCTTCAATCGGAGCATTTAAAATGCGCGACATTGTTTCTGTTGCCAACAAATACTTAAAAACTATTGAAGATGATCTAGAATTCAAAGAATATATTATCTCATCAGACACCAATTCTGAATTTTTAAAGGACTTTATTACTCTAACTCATACTAGATGCAACAACTGATCTAGTCAATGCGACTTTATCAAGTTCAAATTAGAGAGAACGATTGCAGATATAGATTCAGAATATGTCGCAGAAAGAGTTGCCCAAGAAACCCTTAAGATTCGTGAATTTTATGAAAAAGGGCTAATTACAAATGAACTTGCCTAATAAACTTACTCTTTTAAGAATGATTTTATTTATCCCTCTATTAGTATTAGTTATCTTATATGGTGTTTTAATTCAACGTCACATAGTTGTTTATAAAATAGCTGGCAGGATATTATTAAGCTTAATTTTAGCTATATTTATAGCGGCAATGATTACTGACTACCTTGATGGCTGATTAGCTAGAAAAAACAAGCAAGTAACTTCATTTGGGAAGCTATTTGATCCTATTGCTGATAAATTAATTGTCACAACTACCTTAATTTCGCTTTCAATTTTTGGCTTTATTCCTTTATGAATAACAATTTTATTTGTTGCTAGGGACTTAATTGTTGATGCTATAAGAGTTTTGATGGCTCAAAATAATATTGATGTTAAGGCATCAATATGGGGTAAACTAAAAACTTTAACTCAAACAATTGCTATTATAATTGTGCTTGTTGTAGCAGTTGCCTTTAATTTCTCACTTGTTTCAAACTGAAAAGATTGATTAATTTTATACGCAATCAATATTCCAATGTTAGTTGCTCTATTCTTTAGCATCTTCTCAGGCTATAAATACTATCATTCTATACGTTCATATATAAAGACAAAATAGCTCAATTTGCCTGTTTTATGGTAATAAAAATCAGCATAGCGCTGATTTTATTTTACTGAAATAAAGAAGTAAACCATTGCTACAAGTGTGCTCACAAATGAAATACTATCATGCCTGTCCATAAGCCCACCATGGCCTAAAAGTATTTTAGAATAATCCTTTGTAGCATTCAGTCTCTTTAAATATGAAAAGTATAAGTCGCCCGCTACTGAAGCAAATGGAGTAATTGAAAATACAAATGTTTGTGGAATAACTTTATTTTCCATTAAACCTAAACCAAATATCATTCCTGCTGCAAATATTCAACAAGCTATAACTCCAACTATAAAACCTTCTCAAGTTTTTTTTGGTGAAATATTTGGAGCAAAACTAGCCTTAATTAATTTTTTACCAAAAAACTTACCGCCAAAAAATCCACCAATATCAGCTAGCGAAGGAGCTAGCAAGATAAATAGCACAATCTTTCAGTCTCTAAATGTTGCTAAAAGTAAAAATACGATTGAATTTATAACATAGAAAAATGAAAACCAAATATGAACAAAACGTAAGAATCTGTCTCCTGCTGTCATGTTGGTTCTGCTTTGCAACTCAATCAAAACAAATATTAAAGCAATAACAGAAATTATTAATAATGATTGTCAATTAAAAACAGAATTTTTAATCAGTATAAGCAATTGAGTTCTATCAAACGAGCCAGGCTTTAATAAAGTCTCTGCTGTGTCTATAGGCATAAAAGTCATTAAAGCTGCTAGCATTGAGACAAAAATTCTAAAAACTAGTTTCACACCAAAAGCATTTAAAATCTCAAATGATAAAATAAAGAGAGCAGCAGTTGCCATTATATAAGCAGCAATCCTAGCTTCATAGTGGCTTGCACCAAAAATCGCAAATGGAATTATGGCGCTTGCAAGTATTAAAACTCCAACAACAGCTGGCAAAACTCTTTCTTTTAATATTTTCATATCTTAATATTATATTTGTATATTTGAATATTAATAAATTAGTAATATAGTTTTTTTACAGATTTAAATTGTTCTCTTAGAGCAATTAAAGCTGGATACATTGCAAATAATAACATTCCACCTAGAATTGGCTCAGAAATAATATTAAATAGCCTTACAAATAATCAAACAGCAATTGGAGGCACACCATTTTTGCCAAGATCACCAGGCCTAATTAATTCATGCAAATATTGTGCAAAGAACACAAAATAATGATTTAACATAGTTGAAATCACACCTAAAAGTGTCAATTTTCAAACAGCTGGCTTTTTAAAAACATTAAATACTCAAAATAAGACATAAACTCCGAGAGCAACCTCAACTCTTGGTATGACTGAAAGATCAAAATATTGATATTTAGGAATTCCATAAATATAGGCAGCAAATCAAGAAGATAAGCCAAAAAATAGTCCGACAGATATATTTCCTACAAACCCTAAGTGGAATGTAGCAATAACTGTTAGTGCCGCAAGGTAAGTTATTTGTGTATATCCTAAGTTTAAATATCCAATATTTGGCACTGTTGCACTTAAAATAAATCAAGCTAAATAAATACTTAAATTAGCTATTAAATATGTTGTGTGGCTGCTAGAATGTCTAAATTTTCATCTACTTTTAACAGCACTAGAGCTATTATTATTCACTTTTGTTATCATACAATAATGATAATACTTTTTTATTTTTTTGTACTGTTAAATTTATTTTTAAATGAAAAATATGGCTATTTTATAGGCTTATTAATAATTTGCAAAATAAAAAAGCCCTCTGGCTTTAATTTTTATAATTACTAAAATTTAACTAGTGAAACTATTTCAATTCCATCTTCATTAATGCTGTCTCTACCGTTTAAATCAGTTAGCTCTAAAAGTATAATAACTTTTTTTATAATAGCCCCTTGCTCTTTGAGAAGCTTAATTATGGCTTTAATTGTGCCCCCAGTAGCTAAAACATCATCAACTATTGCTACTGTTTGCCCTTTTTTAATAAAGTCTGCTTGAATTTGTAAAATATTATTACCATACTCTAGATCATATTCTCTAGAAATTACCTTCCCTGGTAATTTACCTGGCTTTCTAACCATAATAAAAGGTTTTTTAAGTACGGCTGCTGTAGGAGTTCCAAATAAAAAGCCTCTGGCATCTGGCCCAACTATTACATCAACATCTTTAGCAACTTCAGCCATGCTTGTGATTGTATAATTAAGCGCTTCACCATCAGCTAAAAGTGGTGAAATATCTTTGAATAAAATTCCTGGCTTAGGAAAGTTTTTTACATCTCTAATATATTTTTTTAAATCCATATTTTCCCTTTAAAGTTGTTTTATAGGCCTAAACAGAAACTGGAACCTCTTCAAAGAACACTAAAACGTCATCTTCTTTAATGTCATTAAACTTCTTAATGTGTGTACCAAAATCCTTGCCTTTTTCAACTACTTTTAAGTCATTTGCTTCACGTTTTAAAGTTTCAACAATGCCTTCATGAATCATTTTTTTATTTCTAAATATTTGAACCTTGCATCCTACTTTAACAACGCCTTCGTCTTGCATACAGCCAGCAATAGTGCCAACTTTTGAGTAGTAAAATAGCTTAATGCAGTGCGCAGATCCAATTTTTCTTTCTTCATAAACAATTGGCTTTTCACCATCAAGAATGTTTTGCATATCTTCAATAATCTTATAAATTACATCATAAGACATAATTTTTATATTACTTTGTTTTGCAGTTTGCTTAATATTTGGTGATACTTTAACATTAAAAGCAATAATAATTGCATTTGAAGCTTGTGCTAATAATAAGTCGCTGCTAGAAACTTGACCAACTTGTGCACCAATAACTCTAATCGTTGCTTCTTCATTTTCCATTACAGAAAGCTTATTTTTAATAGCTTCAGCAGTTCCTTGCACGTCTGAACGGATAATGACATTGAATACTTTTTTGCCTAGTTCAACATTATTTAATTGAGTTTTTTCATATAAGTTATGACTTTTATCAATTTGAGCTTTGTCTAAAGCTAATTTTTTAGCATACTTTTCATCATCGAAACCAATAAATCTATCCCCAGCTAATGGAGAGTTATTTAATCCAGCAATCTTAACAGGTGTTCCAGGAAGCACTTCATCAATAAATGCTCCACCAGGGCTTTTCATACTTCTTACTTTTCCATAGCATGAGCCAGCGACAATGAAATCGCCTTTATATAAAGTTCCATTTTCAACAATAATTGTGGTTACAACACCAACGCCTTTGTCAACTTTGCTTTCAATTACAGTTCCGACAGGATAACGAGAAGGGTTAGCTTTTAAATCTAATAAATCTGCAAGCAAAATAATTGCTGAAAATAATTCTTCAATTCCTTGACCTTTAAGTGCAGAACCATAAACAATTTGAGTATCGCCGCCAAATTCTTCAATAAGAACATCATTTTCCATCAGTTCTCTTTTAATTTTTTCCAAATTCTTTTGTGGTTTATCCATTTTGTTTACAAAAACAATTAAAGGTACATTTGCCGATTTAGCGTGCATTATAGCTTCTTTAGTCTGAGGCATAACTCCATCATCAGCAGCTACAACCAAAATAATAATGTCAGTAATCTTAGCTCCACGAGAACGCATTTTACTAAATGCCTCGTGGCCAGGAGTGTCAATAAATGTTATTTTTTCGCCTTTATGAGAAATTTGATAAGCACCAGTGTGTTGGGTAATTCCTGAACTTTCAGTGCTTACTACATTGGTTTTTCTAATATAGTCAATTAGTGAAGTTTTACCATGATCAACGTGACCCATAACTGTAATAATTGGAGGGCGCTTAACTAATAAGCTTTTATCATCATTAAATTTGACTTCATTTAAAAAGTTTCCAGCATCAATGTTTTCTTCTTTTTTAAAATCAAGTCCTTTTTCCATGCATATTTCAGCAATTTCTTCTTCTTCTAAAATGTGGTTAATTTGATAGAACTTACCTCTAAGTAAAAACCGTTTAATTAGATCGTTTGCATTCATTTTAATTTTTTCAGCAAACTCTCCTAAAGACGTTCTATTTGTAAAAATAAATGTTCCATTAACAATTTCAGTCTTAATGTCTGACAGTTGTTCTTTAACCACACTTGTATTACTTAATCTATTCTTTTTAGCCATTTTCCCTCCTTCAATTCAGCTTCTATTCTTTCATATACTTCTTTTGGAACAGCAGTCCTAAATGTTTTGTTCAAACATTTTTTTCTAACAACAGTATTTCAGTTTTCCTCTGTTGCTATAAAATAGGCTCCTCGGCCTTTTAGCTCTCTGTTGACATCTAGTTTAATTAGATTTTCATTCTTATTATAATCAAATCTGAGCATTTGATTCTCAGGTACTATAAGTCCTGTTGCAATGCACTTGCGACTAAAGCCTTCATTTTTTTTATCACTCTTCATTTTCAATGTCACTTAAATCAATTCCGCCGTCTAAACCAAAACTACTTAAATCTTTGTCAACTTTAAAGTTTTTAGCGACTTCTTTGGCTTTTTTATAGTCATTAGCAGTCAATTTTTCTTCTCTTTGAATTTCGTTTAATTTTTCATCAATTGAACGTTCATCAGACTCAATATTTTCTTTAACTGATTCACTGTTGTATTGTTGAATTAGTTCATCAAACTCCATATTTTGACTATTGCTTTCATCAAAAAATGCTTGTTCTTGCTCTCTAAAAGCCAAAATGTCTTTATCGAATCCTTCAAGGCTCAAGTCAAGATTTTCAAAGTATGAATTTGTTTTTCTTCTGTTATTGTTAAATGCTCTTGTTGGCGCCTTTTTAGTGGCTCCATATCTTCTAAATGAATTAAGCGATTCTTCCACTTCAGCAATTTTACTTTCATCAAAAGGAATATTTTTTTGCTTAGCTTCTTCAACTGTAATAATGTCTAAATTAGAATGAGATACCTTGGAAGCTAACATTGTATTAGCACCTTTTTTACCAATAGCTGCAGATAAGCCTGCTTTTATTGTAATAACATAAAATGAATTTTGACTTTCATTTTTAGGTACAATGTCAACTACTTGTCCAGGAAGCATACATCTGCGAATAAATTCTTTTTTATCACTTGTGTAAACAATGACATCAAATTTTTCTTTATCTGCCTGATTTACACCTTGATTCATCTCACTAATGATTAAATTAATTCTTGAAGAATCTTGACCAATTATTGCTCCATATACATCTAAGTGCTCATTGCCTGCTGAAGCCTTAAACACTGCCTTAGTTCTTTCTCCCGGTATTCTTTGGACATTAACTATTTCAATTAATCCGCTGCTAATTTCTGGAATATTGTTGTACAAAATCTTTTCAATAAGCTTTGGTGAATCTAATGAAACAGTAATTTGACTTAGCTTTGTATCTTTTTCAACTCTTTCAATTACAACATCGCCATATGATCCAGGATTAATAACTCTTTTTGCACTTACATAATTAGCAGGTAAGTGAGCTATAACTCCGTCATCAACAATTTGCACATTTCATGAACCTTTCGAGTTCATAGAAATAAAAGTAACTTTGACAGTTTCGCCAATTTTTTCTAAATATTTTGTATACACAATTGACTTTTGAAGCTTTTTTATAGCCTGTAAAATAGATGATTCAATAATTTTAGGGGTTTTTTGTACTACTGGATTTGTTGACTTACTTAAAGCTAGTAAATCGATTTCAATTTTGATAGTATCATCAACATTTGCATCATTTTTTACCTTTTTAGCCACTGACAAAGGCACATTGTATAGCATCAGTGAAACCTTATCAGCTTCACTTAAATCATCAAATTCGCTGTCATCAACAACTATTGCCTCAGTGTTATAAACATGCACTTCTTTGTTTTCTTCATCAATTTCAAAAACAATATTAGCTTCTGGGTCAATGTTTTTTTGCACAATTCTTGTTACTTCTTCAGAAAATATATCAGCCAAAACTGATAATTCTAATTTTTCTTTTTCATTGTATCCTTTGATAATCTCATATCAAATTTTAGGCGCATTCATTAATTCACTATTTTTCTTAACAGACATACTTCTCCTATTTATTCCTGCTTGCATATTCTATATTCATGCTTATTTTTTTATATTTGCTTTTTCTATTTCAACTTTTCTAAACTGTCCCTTGCAATTTCATTTTAGTAATATTGTCTCAGGATTATTCTCTAATATTTCGCCAGTGTAAAAGTCTAATTTATTAACATTTTTATTTAACTTTACATCAACTATTTCACCAATATGATTTCCCAATTCATCTGTTTCATAGTCCATTGTGAAACCAGGAGAGCTTATTGACAATGAATCAAAATCAAATTCTACATTTAATGAATCTATATAATCATTAACTATTTTTGTAAGCTCTTCAATATCTTTAAGATCTCTGCTTGATGCTATAACTTCTAATATTAATAGCCCATCTTCATTAACTATTTTCACATCATTAATTTTGTTGCCAAACTTTTCTAATAGCAAGCTTTTTCAGTTCATATTTCTCCATACTAAAATAATAAAGAGTTGGATTTCTCCAACTCGTATATTAATTACGAATGCTTTTATTATAGCAAACTTTAATGTTTTTTATACAAAACAATAAGAAGTTAGTTGACTAATAAATAGAAGTTATAAACTGCTAAATCTACATTTTAGCCTTCTCTTTTTCACCCTTTATATGACAAATTCTGCATCTAGCCTCATATTCAGAATCGCCTAATAAATTAAGTTCATCACTTTTAACTTTTCTAAACGAAAATCCGGCGTCAGATTTACACTCTAAACAAACTGCTTTTAGTTTTAAAATACTATCAGCAGAAGCTAAAACCTTTGCCATAACATCAAATGGTCTTCTTTTAAAATCCATATCAAGCCCAGAGCATATTACTTTTACACCCTTATAAATTAACTCTTCAATAACAGATAAAATATCTTCATCCATAAAATTAACTTCATCAATAGCTACACACATATATTTAGTACTTCAGTGATCTAAAATCTCTTTAGAGCTGCTGACATTAATTGCTTTATGCTTTGCCCCTGTTCTGCTAACTATTTCATTTTCTGAAAACCGTGTGTCAAATTTAGGCTTTATTACTAATGAATTTATTCCTGCAATTTTAAGAATATTAATTCTTTTTAAAAGCTCTTCTGTTTTGCCAGAAAACATAGGTCCTGTTATTACTTCTAGTTGACCTAGCCCATTTTTTAAATACATTGCTAATTCCTCTTTATAAAAATGATGAAATTAAAAAAGAATCTTGGCCTTAAAACAATGATTCTTTTTTAATTATTCTAAAGTAAGCTTAGTTCGGTTAAAGTCTTAACCATAATACCTTGTGGCACTTCACTAATTTCAGCTGTACCAGCTACGTCAAGATGAATGTGTTCAACACCTTCTGTAAATTCAGCTAAAAACATTGCCGCAGAACATGAACCAGCATTTCCTGAAAAATCTGTGTTTTTTAAGTCAGCCACTTTTGATGACTTAATATTTTTAGCAAATGCTTTATCAAGTGGCATTCTTCAAATTAATTCATTAGCATTATCAGCAGCTTTTTTGATATCTTCTCAAGCTTTATCACTTGTTGCTCATGTACCTGTGTATGTTTGTCCTAAAGCAACAACCATAGCTCCAGTTAAGGTTGCTACATCGATTAATCTAGTTGCATTAAGTACTTTTGCACCATAAACAAGTCCATCAGCCATTACCAATCTTCCTTCAGCATCAGTGTTGTTAATTTCAACACTTTTACCATTCATGGCTACTCATACTGAATCAGGAAGTGAAGCATCACCATTAACTCTATTGTCAGTAATACACATAATTGCAGCTACATTTTTCTTAGGTTTTAATTGTGCAATTGCTTTCATTGTTGCTGCAACAATAGCTGAACCAGACATATCAAATTTCATTGATACCATTGATCTAGAAGGTTTTAGTGAATAACCCCCTGAATCAAAAGTAATACCTTTACCAATCATTACAGTTTTTTCTTTTGAATCTTTGTCGCCATTGTATTCAATAACAACAACTCTAGGTTCATAAACACTTCCCTTATTTACAGAAAGTAAAAGTCCCATTTTAAGTTCTTCAATTTCCTTTTTCTTTAAAACAGTAACTTTTAGGTTTTCATATTGTTCTAAGTCTTTAGCAACTTTTTCAGCTAAAAATTCAGAGTTACAAATGTTAGGCGGCATAATTTGTAAATCACGCGCAAAGTTTGTGGCCTTAGCTAAAACCAGTGATTTGTTAAATTGCTCACTAACTTCACTAGTTACTTTTTCAATAAAAGGAATTAATTCAACTTCTTCTTTTTCATCTTTTTTTC
This sequence is a window from Mycoplasmopsis agalactiae PG2. Protein-coding genes within it:
- the nusA gene encoding transcription termination/antitermination protein NusA — its product is MSVKKNSELMNAPKIWYEIIKGYNEKEKLELSVLADIFSEEVTRIVQKNIDPEANIVFEIDEENKEVHVYNTEAIVVDDSEFDDLSEADKVSLMLYNVPLSVAKKVKNDANVDDTIKIEIDLLALSKSTNPVVQKTPKIIESSILQAIKKLQKSIVYTKYLEKIGETVKVTFISMNSKGSWNVQIVDDGVIAHLPANYVSAKRVINPGSYGDVVIERVEKDTKLSQITVSLDSPKLIEKILYNNIPEISSGLIEIVNVQRIPGERTKAVFKASAGNEHLDVYGAIIGQDSSRINLIISEMNQGVNQADKEKFDVIVYTSDKKEFIRRCMLPGQVVDIVPKNESQNSFYVITIKAGLSAAIGKKGANTMLASKVSHSNLDIITVEEAKQKNIPFDESKIAEVEESLNSFRRYGATKKAPTRAFNNNRRKTNSYFENLDLSLEGFDKDILAFREQEQAFFDESNSQNMEFDELIQQYNSESVKENIESDERSIDEKLNEIQREEKLTANDYKKAKEVAKNFKVDKDLSSFGLDGGIDLSDIENEEW
- a CDS encoding ribosome assembly cofactor RimP, coding for MNWKSLLLEKFGNKINDVKIVNEDGLLILEVIASSRDLKDIEELTKIVNDYIDSLNVEFDFDSLSISSPGFTMDYETDELGNHIGEIVDVKLNKNVNKLDFYTGEILENNPETILLKWNCKGQFRKVEIEKANIKK
- a CDS encoding thymidine kinase; protein product: MYLKNGLGQLEVITGPMFSGKTEELLKRINILKIAGINSLVIKPKFDTRFSENEIVSRTGAKHKAINVSSSKEILDHWSTKYMCVAIDEVNFMDEDILSVIEELIYKGVKVICSGLDMDFKRRPFDVMAKVLASADSILKLKAVCLECKSDAGFSFRKVKSDELNLLGDSEYEARCRICHIKGEKEKAKM
- a CDS encoding M17 family metallopeptidase yields the protein MKLFETITSKRDNNMLLKATFDEETSCNFLIKKDSSITEYHEKNEALAYFSKRDSLSFSDLEGFFKGLAVNANRNYQVDLASFATEKLPLAKVTDAFVRAVYFAKGEIYSARKKDEKEEVELIPFIEKVTSEVSEQFNKSLVLAKATNFARDLQIMPPNICNSEFLAEKVAKDLEQYENLKVTVLKKKEIEELKMGLLLSVNKGSVYEPRVVVIEYNGDKDSKEKTVMIGKGITFDSGGYSLKPSRSMVSMKFDMSGSAIVAATMKAIAQLKPKKNVAAIMCITDNRVNGDASLPDSVWVAMNGKSVEINNTDAEGRLVMADGLVYGAKVLNATRLIDVATLTGAMVVALGQTYTGTWATSDKAWEDIKKAADNANELIWRMPLDKAFAKNIKSSKVADLKNTDFSGNAGSCSAAMFLAEFTEGVEHIHLDVAGTAEISEVPQGIMVKTLTELSLL